A single window of Aquabacterium sp. OR-4 DNA harbors:
- a CDS encoding GNAT family N-acetyltransferase encodes MRRQLSGPGFTLRPPQAADAEPVFARWAADGQVLRWLGWRPHGQADQTRQQLAWDEARWLKKSAFTWMLLPAAERHPVGLVQLLPQQLDGRPHHLRLGFVLARAWQGRGLMRAAVACVGEMAFAETPELWRIDALCDVDNQASARLLAAAGYAREGRLARMLMHPNVSDTPRDVWLYARWRGSAGEPPGQPGAQGAPACAAGRSAQCEPQCNAQCNPECNPQCTRAPDRLLSLDGTV; translated from the coding sequence ATGAGGCGCCAGCTCAGCGGCCCGGGCTTCACGCTGCGGCCACCCCAGGCGGCCGATGCCGAGCCGGTGTTTGCGCGCTGGGCGGCCGATGGCCAGGTGCTGCGCTGGCTGGGCTGGCGGCCGCATGGCCAGGCCGACCAGACCCGCCAGCAGCTGGCCTGGGACGAGGCGCGCTGGCTCAAGAAGAGCGCCTTCACCTGGATGCTGCTGCCCGCGGCCGAGCGCCACCCGGTGGGCCTGGTGCAGCTGCTGCCGCAGCAGCTCGATGGCCGCCCGCACCACCTGCGCCTGGGCTTCGTGCTGGCGCGGGCCTGGCAGGGCCGCGGCCTGATGCGCGCGGCGGTGGCCTGCGTGGGCGAGATGGCCTTTGCCGAGACGCCCGAGCTGTGGCGCATCGACGCGCTGTGCGACGTGGACAACCAGGCCTCGGCGCGCCTGCTGGCGGCCGCGGGCTATGCCCGCGAGGGCCGGCTGGCGCGCATGCTGATGCACCCCAATGTGAGCGACACACCGCGCGACGTGTGGCTGTATGCACGCTGGCGCGGCAGCGCTGGCGAGCCACCCGGGCAGCCTGGCGCGCAAGGCGCCCCGGCGTGCGCCGCCGGGCGCAGCGCCCAGTGCGAGCCTCAGTGCAACGCCCAGTGCAACCCTGAGTGCAACCCTCAGTGCACCAGGGCGCCCGACCGGCTGCTGTCGCTGGACGGCACGGTCTGA
- a CDS encoding HesB/IscA family protein produces MSISVTPKAAVQIRKALDKRGGGVGLRVAIKTSGCSGYAYALEFADEATPQDLSFETEGVTVLVDGQSLPLIDGTQLDWVREGLNEGFKFNNPNATAACGCGESFAV; encoded by the coding sequence ATGAGCATCAGCGTCACCCCCAAGGCCGCCGTGCAGATCCGCAAGGCCCTCGACAAGCGCGGCGGCGGTGTCGGCCTGCGCGTGGCCATCAAGACCAGCGGCTGCTCAGGCTATGCCTACGCGCTGGAGTTTGCCGACGAGGCCACGCCGCAGGACCTGAGCTTCGAGACCGAGGGCGTCACGGTGCTGGTGGACGGCCAGAGCCTGCCGCTGATCGACGGCACCCAGCTCGACTGGGTGCGCGAAGGCCTCAACGAGGGCTTCAAGTTCAACAACCCCAACGCCACGGCCGCCTGCGGCTGCGGCGAATCCTTCGCGGTCTGA
- a CDS encoding putative bifunctional diguanylate cyclase/phosphodiesterase: MPVLPSLNALRDELVGMYSSPAPEWARLRGQHMASVLRLTPYTMAANVANAALVLWAFSPGVAPGQWLWLASLLLIAALGLQRWWQLRGQARATASCRAVRHATAHAALLAGIWALLPLLWFAPGTPGQQLVVATVFTGMLSAGSFVLHALPLASVVWVLVLTAGALGALVQSQDAVAWGVAGLLLVYAPIVAAGALAAWRQANALSRSRARAARQERTLAVLLKDFEQNAGEALWQVGADGHLQHLSPRLPVLLGLDEQAIRAEPLMALLERLSPAGAPALRAARDAGRPFQDLLLPLGDGGQAGDPVRFLAINGKRLLSDSGHTVGWRGVLADVSEKAAAERRLRTLAHTDSLTGLANRFMLRDTLAEAVRSQRPVALLMIDLDRFKSINDTLGHSAGDEVLQAVARRLRDCVRPADLVARLGGDEFAVLVPASADGAAEAQLLARRLIAAVQRPVPVQTRQLRVGASIGVALSRDGGLAVDELLAQADTALYAAKGGGRGRHALYEPSMGQRNARRVDIEHGLRHALEHGGLELHWQPKVDIADWRICGAEALMRWQHPGLGRVSPAEFITVAEQCGLIEDLGRWALHEACQTAVRQLPGLPIAVNVSPLQLRDGQFVTLVRDTLRSTGLAAGLLELEITESVFIDDADTALAQLHALRNLGVRVALDDFGTGYSSLAYLRRFPFDTLKIDRSFVNEVLLRKNARAIVQTIVHLATTLGMRTVCEGVESEAELAAVAAAGCQEVQGFLVSPAVPVAAFTQLHRRWRVQTVPSSDSSRSGALVH; encoded by the coding sequence ATGCCGGTTCTGCCCTCGTTGAACGCCCTGCGCGATGAGCTGGTGGGCATGTATTCGTCGCCCGCGCCCGAGTGGGCCAGGCTGCGTGGCCAGCACATGGCCTCGGTGCTGCGGCTCACGCCCTACACCATGGCTGCCAACGTGGCCAATGCGGCGCTGGTGCTGTGGGCCTTTTCGCCGGGCGTGGCACCGGGCCAGTGGCTGTGGCTGGCCAGCCTGCTGCTGATCGCGGCGCTGGGGCTGCAGCGCTGGTGGCAGCTGCGCGGGCAGGCCCGCGCCACCGCCTCCTGCCGCGCGGTGCGGCACGCCACCGCACATGCCGCGCTGCTGGCCGGCATCTGGGCCCTGCTGCCGCTGCTGTGGTTTGCGCCCGGCACGCCGGGCCAGCAACTGGTGGTGGCCACGGTCTTCACCGGCATGCTCTCGGCCGGCAGCTTTGTGCTGCATGCGCTGCCGCTGGCCAGCGTGGTCTGGGTGCTGGTGCTCACCGCAGGCGCGCTCGGCGCACTGGTGCAAAGCCAGGATGCCGTGGCCTGGGGCGTGGCCGGACTGCTGTTGGTGTATGCGCCGATCGTGGCCGCCGGCGCGCTGGCCGCCTGGCGCCAGGCCAATGCGCTGAGCCGCTCGCGGGCCCGCGCGGCCCGGCAGGAGCGCACGCTGGCCGTGTTGCTGAAGGACTTCGAGCAGAACGCCGGCGAGGCGCTGTGGCAGGTGGGCGCCGATGGCCATCTGCAGCACCTGTCGCCGCGGCTGCCCGTGCTGCTGGGGCTGGACGAGCAGGCCATCCGCGCCGAGCCGCTGATGGCCTTGCTGGAGCGCCTGAGCCCGGCCGGCGCGCCCGCGCTGCGCGCTGCGCGCGACGCCGGCCGGCCGTTCCAGGACCTGCTGCTGCCGCTGGGTGACGGCGGACAGGCGGGCGATCCGGTGCGCTTTCTGGCCATCAACGGCAAGCGCCTGCTCAGCGACAGCGGCCACACCGTGGGCTGGCGCGGCGTGCTGGCCGACGTGAGCGAAAAGGCGGCGGCCGAGCGCCGGCTGCGCACGCTGGCGCACACCGATTCGCTCACCGGACTGGCCAACCGCTTCATGCTGCGCGACACGCTGGCCGAGGCGGTGCGCAGCCAGCGCCCGGTGGCCCTGCTGATGATCGACCTGGACCGCTTCAAGTCGATCAACGACACCCTGGGCCACAGCGCCGGCGACGAGGTGCTGCAGGCCGTGGCCCGGCGCCTGCGCGACTGCGTGCGCCCGGCCGACCTGGTGGCCCGCCTGGGTGGCGACGAGTTTGCCGTGCTGGTGCCGGCCAGCGCCGACGGCGCGGCCGAGGCGCAGCTGCTGGCGCGCCGCCTGATCGCCGCGGTGCAGCGGCCGGTGCCGGTGCAGACCCGCCAGCTGCGCGTGGGCGCCAGCATCGGCGTGGCGCTCAGCCGCGATGGCGGCCTGGCGGTCGACGAACTGCTGGCCCAGGCCGACACCGCGCTGTATGCGGCCAAGGGCGGCGGCCGCGGCCGCCATGCGCTGTACGAGCCATCGATGGGCCAGCGCAACGCGCGCCGGGTCGACATCGAGCACGGCCTGCGCCACGCGCTCGAGCACGGCGGCCTCGAGCTGCACTGGCAGCCCAAGGTCGACATCGCCGACTGGCGCATCTGCGGCGCCGAGGCGCTGATGCGCTGGCAGCACCCTGGCCTGGGCCGGGTGAGCCCGGCCGAGTTCATCACCGTGGCCGAGCAGTGCGGCCTGATCGAGGACCTGGGCCGCTGGGCGCTGCACGAGGCCTGCCAGACCGCGGTGCGCCAGTTGCCGGGCCTGCCGATCGCCGTGAACGTGTCACCCTTGCAGCTGCGCGATGGGCAGTTTGTGACGCTGGTGCGCGACACCCTGCGCAGCACCGGCCTGGCCGCCGGCCTGCTGGAGCTGGAGATCACCGAGTCGGTGTTCATCGACGATGCCGACACCGCACTGGCCCAGCTGCATGCGCTGCGCAACCTGGGCGTGCGCGTAGCGCTCGACGACTTCGGCACCGGCTACTCGTCACTGGCCTATCTGCGGCGCTTTCCGTTCGACACGCTGAAGATCGACCGCAGCTTCGTCAACGAGGTGCTGCTGCGCAAGAACGCCCGCGCCATCGTGCAGACCATCGTGCACCTGGCCACCACGCTGGGCATGCGCACGGTGTGCGAAGGCGTGGAGAGCGAGGCCGAGCTGGCCGCCGTGGCCGCCGCCGGCTGCCAGGAGGTGCAGGGCTTTCTCGTCTCGCCGGCGGTGCCGGTGGCGGCCTTCACCCAGCTGCACCGGCGCTGGCGGGTTCAGACCGTGCCGTCCAGCGACAGCAGCCGGTCGGGCGCCCTGGTGCACTGA
- the iscU gene encoding Fe-S cluster assembly scaffold IscU, which produces MAYSEKVIEHYENPRNVGGFDAADEGVATGMVGAPACGDVMKLQIKVNPSTGVIEDARFKTYGCGSAIASSSLVTEWVKGKTLDQALAIKNTAIAEELALPPVKIHCSILAEDAIKAAVADYRNRALGSDGALEKTACAPATASTS; this is translated from the coding sequence ATGGCCTACAGCGAGAAAGTCATCGAGCACTACGAGAACCCGCGCAACGTGGGCGGCTTTGACGCCGCCGACGAGGGCGTGGCCACCGGCATGGTGGGCGCGCCGGCCTGCGGCGACGTGATGAAGCTGCAGATCAAGGTCAACCCGAGCACCGGCGTCATCGAGGACGCACGCTTCAAGACCTATGGCTGCGGCTCGGCCATCGCCAGCAGCTCGCTGGTGACCGAGTGGGTCAAGGGCAAGACGCTCGACCAGGCGCTGGCGATCAAGAACACCGCCATCGCCGAAGAGCTGGCCCTGCCGCCGGTCAAGATCCACTGCAGCATCCTGGCCGAAGACGCCATCAAGGCCGCGGTGGCCGACTACCGCAACCGCGCGCTGGGCAGCGACGGCGCGCTCGAGAAGACCGCCTGCGCCCCGGCCACCGCCAGCACCAGCTGA
- a CDS encoding IscS subfamily cysteine desulfurase, which translates to MTDTPITRPIYLDYAATTPVDPRVVQVMVPYLYDNFGNPASRSHAYGWAAEEAVEIAREHVAALIGADPREVVWTSGATESNNLAIKGAAQFHQTRGRHLITLKTEHKAVLDTLRELERQGFEVSYLDVGADGLLDLEVLKAAIRPDTILVSVMWVNNEIGVIQDIPAIGALCRSKGILLHVDGAQATGKLAIDLSSQPVDLLSLSAHKTYGPKGIGALYVRRKPRVRIEAQMHGGGHERGMRSGTLATHQIAGMGEAYRLAKEHMASENLRIRALRDRLLSGLQGIPEVRINGDITARVPHNLNISFQFVEGESLLMGMKAIAVSSGSACTSASLEPSYVLRALGLSDEVAHSSIRFSIGRFTTEADVDAAIVHTRSTVERLRAMSPLWDMHVAGVDLASVQWAEH; encoded by the coding sequence ATGACCGACACCCCCATCACCAGGCCGATCTATCTGGACTACGCGGCCACCACGCCGGTCGACCCGCGCGTGGTGCAGGTGATGGTGCCGTACCTGTACGACAACTTCGGCAACCCGGCCTCGCGCAGCCATGCCTATGGCTGGGCCGCCGAGGAGGCGGTGGAGATTGCCCGCGAGCATGTGGCCGCACTGATCGGCGCCGACCCGCGCGAGGTGGTCTGGACCTCGGGCGCCACCGAGAGCAACAACCTGGCAATCAAGGGTGCGGCGCAGTTCCACCAGACCCGGGGCCGCCACCTGATCACGCTGAAGACCGAGCACAAGGCCGTGCTCGACACCCTGCGCGAGCTCGAGCGCCAGGGCTTCGAGGTGAGCTACCTGGACGTGGGCGCGGACGGCCTGCTCGACCTCGAGGTGCTGAAGGCGGCCATCCGGCCCGACACCATCCTGGTCTCGGTGATGTGGGTCAACAACGAGATCGGCGTGATCCAGGACATCCCGGCCATCGGCGCCTTGTGCCGCAGCAAGGGCATCCTGTTGCATGTGGATGGCGCCCAGGCCACCGGCAAGCTGGCCATCGACCTGAGCAGCCAGCCGGTCGACCTGCTGAGCCTGTCGGCGCACAAGACCTACGGCCCCAAGGGCATCGGCGCACTGTACGTGCGGCGCAAGCCGCGGGTGCGCATCGAGGCGCAGATGCACGGCGGCGGCCACGAGCGCGGCATGCGCTCGGGCACCCTGGCCACGCACCAGATCGCCGGCATGGGCGAGGCCTACCGCCTGGCCAAGGAGCACATGGCCAGCGAGAACCTGCGCATCCGCGCACTGCGCGACCGGCTGCTGAGCGGCCTGCAAGGCATTCCCGAGGTGCGCATCAATGGCGACATCACGGCCCGCGTGCCGCACAACCTGAACATCAGCTTCCAGTTCGTGGAAGGCGAGTCGCTGCTGATGGGCATGAAGGCCATCGCCGTGTCCAGCGGCTCGGCCTGCACCTCGGCCAGCCTGGAGCCCAGCTACGTGCTGCGCGCCCTCGGCCTGAGCGACGAGGTGGCGCACAGCTCGATCCGCTTCTCGATCGGCCGCTTCACCACCGAGGCCGACGTGGATGCGGCCATCGTCCACACCCGCAGCACCGTGGAGCGCCTGCGCGCCATGAGCCCGCTGTGGGACATGCACGTGGCCGGCGTCGACCTGGCCAGCGTGCAGTGGGCCGAGCACTAG
- the erpA gene encoding iron-sulfur cluster insertion protein ErpA — MSACQSQASSCSTSASTPPPMPVLLPEGSDPLNISQTVVAKVAEMLAEENDPNLALRIFVTGGGCSGFQYGFAFDDERKADDLRVSKGPITVVVDAMSLQYLMGAEIDYEDKLDGARFVIRNPNAASTCGCGSSFSV, encoded by the coding sequence ATGTCCGCCTGCCAAAGCCAAGCCTCCTCCTGCAGCACCAGCGCCAGCACGCCGCCGCCCATGCCGGTGCTGCTGCCCGAGGGCAGCGACCCGCTCAACATCAGCCAGACCGTGGTGGCCAAGGTGGCCGAGATGCTGGCCGAGGAGAACGACCCCAACCTGGCGCTGCGCATCTTCGTCACCGGCGGTGGCTGCTCGGGCTTCCAGTACGGCTTCGCCTTCGACGACGAGCGCAAGGCCGACGACCTGCGCGTGAGCAAGGGCCCGATCACCGTGGTGGTGGACGCCATGAGCCTGCAGTACCTGATGGGCGCCGAGATCGACTACGAAGACAAGCTCGACGGCGCGCGCTTCGTGATCCGCAACCCCAACGCCGCCAGCACCTGCGGCTGCGGCAGCAGCTTCAGCGTCTGA